Part of the Penicillium digitatum chromosome 4, complete sequence genome is shown below.
CGTAACAAGGAAGTATACGCCGATTGATGAGGAATAGTGGTGAGCCAAGGAGATTCGTTTGGGTTTGGGTTTGGAAAATTGTAGGTAAAATGTAGGCTTTGCCACGACTTCCAATATTGCCTACAACATACTGTGTTGGCTAAATGCCGTATATTTGACCAGGCGCTTCAGGTTGCCCTTTAAGCCGATAAATCTCAGGGTATTTAATTGAAGAGCTAAGCAGGATCAGCGAGCGTAGCAGGTGATTTCACAAAAATATTAGGCTATCAAATGAGTGGGCAACCTTGAAGTGCGATAAAATACGCCAACTCACTTTACAGCACGAATTTCTCGCAGTCCAAATCACCCTCATCTTCCACCTTGTATCGTTCTTCACCTCGGAACTTACTATCAAGGGTTTAGAATCTCAGATACCTACACACCTCCTCACCCGGATTAATATATTGGCGCTCTGCTATTCATCTATACCCGCTAATCTCGGCCAGAAGACCTATCTGGCTTTGAGACTTGACGATTTCCTAGAGCCGTGGCACGGAGCTGACGCTGACGCGCTACGGCACACGCTTGCGGACGCAGCGCGGCCCGCTTCGCTTAGCCGATgatacgaagagcttgaTCAAATTGAAAGCTGGCATGAATTCAGCTCAGCCAAAATCTCTTTAATACCTGACGTGCGCACCTCTCTAGACTCAGTGCTCACACCTCGATGGAAGGCCTGGTTACCCGACCTCGCTCGTGTCATATACAATGAAAGAATGCCGGAGACCTTTTACTCGAGTACTTTGGTGACTCGTGTGAACATTGCCCTCCAATATGCGCTTCCATCAGCCCCTGCCTTGGTATTATCACGTGCCCGGGTGCTTTCGATAGTAATggcctctttttttcttaaCTATTGATCATGCGACTGTCTTTTTCCCGGATTGGATTGCGTAACCGACTCTACGGCCCAGGCTAATGTCAGGCTGCCGTCAACCCCATCTGCTCCATCGTCTGTTGCGGATGATTTGCCGTCAAGCCCTCCTAAATTCGCTGGGGAGCAGGCTTTAGAAGGCGCAACTCAGACGCTGCCATTCACTCCGAATAGACGGGCCCATCGATCTTCAAATGGTGATCTTAGCCCTGATTTGCATCGGCCGGCTCAAGTTTCCCTTGGGACGGATAGGAAATGAGGAAATAAGATTTGGGACCAGAGCCCGTTGAGATGGGTAGCGAGACAGAACTATGCATTATCCGATGAAACAATTTGACTCTACCCACTCCAGAGCCTTTCAGATCACCAGAAGCATCATAAGAACTGGCATTTGCATTGGTTTTCTAAAAAGATTCTCACCCTACAAGTCCTCATGATGGATTCTCTTTCAAAAATTTGAACACAAAATGTGTGAATCGAAGGAAAGCCTTAAAAATGCCAAACGGGAAATTGTATTGCCGCTCGGATTCATATCCGCGTGGAGAATCCGGGGATATGGGGGCTCATCGGATATTCGGGAGAAAAAGTCCTCAACTCCCCAAGCCTCATCTTACTTTTCAACTCAATTAAAATGTCCAAAGCAAGCAGTGATACGGTAATCCCATTCGACTCTCTCCCACTAGACCCAACAGGCCCACGAGGAAATGCCTGGGGTCGATTTGGAACAGAAGACCAACTTGGGACATTGAACCTGCTCACTCCTGAGCGGGTGGTTCAAGCCGCAAAGGAAATCCAAACTGGTGTACGGATCTCGCTTGACTGGCCGTTGAGCATGCCTTCGCATCCCAGCTTCAATCGCCATCCATTTAAGCAGGAGCTTGTTCTTCGGAATCCGAATTGTATTTATGATGACATCCTGACATTCAATAGCCAGGGGTCCACTCAATGGGATGGATTAAGACATTATGGTATGTGAATTGAGCGTCGATCGATTGTGTTCATCGGACTTTTGCTGACTGGGTGCTAGCAAATCAAAAGTCCCGACAGTTCTATAACGGACATACTACAGAAGAGATAGAGAGCTCGGATATCATTGGACTTCACTGTATGAGAGTTTACAATCTACACGACTAACGCCGCACTAACCAACAACTTTCGTCTAGCCATATGTGAACAGGGTGGAATAACAGGTCGCGGTGTCCTCCTCGACTACGCAGAATGGGCCACCACAAACTCAATCTCCATCTCCGCCCTCAAATCCGAGGCTATCACTCTCGAAAACCTGAAACGAGTAGTCAAAGATCACCACCTCAATTTCCAAAAGGGTGACATACTATTCATCCGCAGCGGCTTCACGGCCGCATACAACCAGCTGGACAACCAACAGCGAAAGGACCTGGCACTCCGATCAGCGCCTGATTTTAGCGGCATCGAAGCAACGGAGGGTATGGTGCGATGGTTATGGGAGCATCAGTTCTCTGCTGTTGCTGGCGACGCACCGAGCTTTGAGCGTGCGCCTATCAGGGGTGCTCATGCGGATCCGAATTTCAATTTACATGAGTGGGTGCTAGCGGGTTGGGGAACACCTATCGGGGAGATGTTTGATTTGGAGAAGTTATCGGAGCATTGCAAGGCTAGTGGACGGTATAGCTTTTTCTTGTCCAGTATGCCTTTGAAGGTAGGTGTCTCTTGAGGATTGGCCGTGTTGGGGGTTGTGCTAATTTAGAGTCGGTCTAGGTCATTGGTGGTGTTGCTAGCCCACCCAATGCATTTGCGattttttgattttgtttttgaatactccgtactgaaATCAACTATGATTTGAGAGATCCCCTCCAAAGTCCCCACACAAATGCTGGCGGGAATCTTCCGCCGAATGTCCCGCCGAGTGGAGAAGGACAACATCTCAAGGGAGATTGAAACTTAAGTTGCACGCAGTGGGAAGTTGGATCCGAGCATCCGGTAAATGATACAAAGGTATAAATAGTACCTTCTACATCTCCTCAATCATCCAAACCAACAATCCTTGAACTTTTTCTTCTATACCCATTTGCAAGACACATCTCTCCCCTTCCTCGCCCACCATGATCGAAATTCCCAAGGCTAGCTCCCTCAAGGACCTCTTCAGCCTCAAAGGCAAGGTCGTCGTTATCACCGGTGCATCCGGCTCCCGAGGAATCGGCTACGAAGCAGCCCGTGGCTGTGCCGAAATGGGCGGCAACATCGCAATCACATACTTATCGCGAGGCGAGGGAGCCGAAGCCAACGCTAAGGCCCTAGAGGAGGAGTACGGCGTCAAAGCCAAGGCCTACAAATGCGACACGTCTAAATGGAACGAAGTCCAAGAGCTGGTCGCAAACGTGATCGCCGACTTCGGCAAGATCGACTCATTCATCGCGAACGCAGGTCGCACCGCCGACGCTGGTGTGCTTGATGGCTCAGTTGAAGACTGGGAGAACATCATCCAGGCGGATCTCAACTCCGTCTTCTACTGCGCCAAGGCTGTTGGCCCCCATTTCAAGGAACACGGCAAGGGAAGCTTTGTGATTACTGCTTCGATGTCGGGACACATCGTCAATTA
Proteins encoded:
- a CDS encoding Putative cyclase, with the translated sequence MSKASSDTVIPFDSLPLDPTGPRGNAWGRFGTEDQLGTLNLLTPERVVQAAKEIQTGVRISLDWPLSMPSHPSFNRHPFKQELVLRNPNCIYDDILTFNSQGSTQWDGLRHYANQKSRQFYNGHTTEEIESSDIIGLHSICEQGGITGRGVLLDYAEWATTNSISISALKSEAITLENLKRVVKDHHLNFQKGDILFIRSGFTAAYNQLDNQQRKDLALRSAPDFSGIEATEGMVRWLWEHQFSAVAGDAPSFERAPIRGAHADPNFNLHEWVLAGWGTPIGEMFDLEKLSEHCKASGRYSFFLSSMPLKVIGGVASPPNAFAIF
- a CDS encoding Glucose/ribitol dehydrogenase encodes the protein MIEIPKASSLKDLFSLKGKVVVITGASGSRGIGYEAARGCAEMGGNIAITYLSRGEGAEANAKALEEEYGVKAKAYKCDTSKWNEVQELVANVIADFGKIDSFIANAGRTADAGVLDGSVEDWENIIQADLNSVFYCAKAVGPHFKEHGKGSFVITASMSGHIVNYPQEQTSYNVAKAGCIHMARSLANEWRDFARVNSISPGYVNTGLGDFVPADIQDGWNKLIPMGRQSDPKELKAAYVYFASDASTYTTGADLRIDGGYICR